TCATTCCAATTACAATTTCACAATACCTCTGTTCAAATAATAAACAAAAATTATTTTTACAAAATATGCAGCCGAAAAGACTGCATATTATTTATACTTTAAGATCAGCTTCTAATCCTATCAGCTCTTTGTTTGCATCAATAATCGGCTGAACTTCATTTGCAATGAATTCTTCCGTTTGAATAGGTGCAAAACCAATGAAATTTTTAGGATCAAGAACTTCTTTTAATTTTGATTTATCTAATTTTAATGAATCATCATTCAAGATTCTTTCGATAAGATCGTTTTCTAGACCTTCTTCTTTTACCTTTTTAGATGCTTCCATAGAATGAACTCTGATTACTTCGTGAATTTCCTGACGGTCACCACCAGCTTTCACTTCTTCCATGATGATGTATTCTGTCGCCATGAAAGGAAGTTCTTCCATAATATGTTTGTTGATTCTGTTCGGATAAACCACGATTCCGTTCATGATGTTATTCCAAATCAATAGAATTGCATCAACCGCTAAAAACGCTTGAGGAATGGTTAATCTCTTGTTTGCAGAATCGTCCAATGTTCTTTCAAACCATTGTGTTGAAGCAACCATTGCAGAACTTGTCGTTAAAGACATTACGTATTTTGCCAATGCTCCGATTCTTTCGCTTCTCATCGGGTTACGCTTGTAAGCCATTGCAGATGAACCGATTTGGTTTTTCTCGAACGGCTCTTCAATTTCTTTCAAATTTTGAAGTAAACGTAAATCGTTTGTGAATTTATGTGCAGATTGTGCGATATTACCTAATAAGGCAACCACTTTTGCATCGATTTTTCTATCGTAAGTCTGTCCTGAAACGCCGAATACTTTTTCGAAACCGAATCTCTTTGACAATTCTTTATCTAAATGTTTTACTTTAGAATAATCACCGTTGAAAAGCTCCAAGAAACTTGCTGCAGTTCCGGTTGTTCCTTTTACACCTCTGAATCTTAATGTTTCCAAGAAGAAATCAAGCTCTTCGATGTCAAGAACTAAACTTTGTAACCAAAGTGTTGCTCTTTTTCCAACAGTTGTTAACTGAGCTGGTTGGAAGTGAGTGAATCCTAAAGTTGGAAGGTCTTTATATTGAATTGAAAAATCAGCAAGATTCTTCATCACGTTCACCAACTTTTTCTTTAAAATTAAAAGTCCGTCACGGATCTGAATTAAATCTGTATTGTCTCCTACAAACGCCGAAGTTGCTCCTAAGTGAATAATTCCCTTTGCAGAAGGCGCCACATCACCATAAGCGTGAACGTGAGCCATTACATCGTGACGGAATTTTTTCTCGTATTCTGCTGCTTTATCGTAATCGATATTGTCAACATTCGCTTTCAACTCAGCAATTTGCTCGTCTGTAATTTCAAGACCTAAGTCTTTTTCGATTTCAGCCAGAGCAATCCAAAGCTTTCTCCAATTCTGGAATTTATTGTTGTGTGAAAAGTTAAACAACATCTCTTCGCTTGAATAGCGTTCTTCCAAAGGATTTTTGTAGGAATTCATTTCTTTACTTTTACTTTTTAGATATGCAAAAATAAGGATTTTCGGTGAGAGATAAAAATCGTGATGTTGGTTTTAAATTTTGTTTAAATCAAACTTATTTTAATCGATTTAAAATTCATTTTTAGTTCAGATAAATTCCAAAAAACCACGTCCAGGCTATTAAAATAATCTGCATAGGAATTCTTTCTTTATACAGATAGCTCATTCCGGGACCCGAATAATCTGCTTTAAAAAGATTGACTTTTTTTCTTGATGAATTAATATTCGCAATAAAAACTAACACCAAAAAGATAATCAACAAAATTGAAGTCAGCTCACGAATTGAAGGAATCATCAAACCAATTCCTGCCGCAATTTCGATAATACCGGTAAAGTAAACCCAAAACATTTTTGCAGGCATAAATTCAGGAATCATTAAAGCCATTCCTTTTTGGAATTTAAAATGAGCAAAACCTGTGAATAGTATAAAAACTGCCATTCCGAGGTTTCCTGAAAAGAGAAAGTTCCAGTTTCCCTGAAAGATTTTTGTCCCCAGTAGCGCTAAAGCAAATGTTATGAAAAGGATTGATAGTAGTTTCATGATAATTATTTAGATTCCTACAGATTACGAAGATTTTCGCAGATGATTGAGGATATTTTTTAAAGTTAAATAAAAAAGAGGCTTTCTCTAAAAACCTCTTGATATAAATTATTCAAATCATATTATTTAGATTCGGAAAGATCTTTTACAATCTGTAAGCCTTTTGTAAACCCTTCATTCATATGATCTTTCCATTCGCTCTCAGCTTGAACTTCTGCCTGAAGCTTTACCGTTCCGTCATCCAGGGAAATCAGGAAATATTTTTCAAAAGAACCGTTCCACTCCATCACTTCTTTGCTTTGGGTGTCTTCGTTTCCGTCTTTATCGACCATTCCCAAATGTTTAAAAACAATCTGATCAGGTTTTTCCAAACTATCAATTGTAGAAACCATTCCTTCACCATCTGTGTTTGTGAAATAGGTTTTCCCACCGACCTGCCAATCAGATTTCATCAATGAAATAGATTTAGGATTAAAAAATTTCGTCCATTCAGAGTAGGTTTGGGGAGTCCACAAAACATCCCATATTTTTTCTTTAGGAGCATCAATAATGATATTGTATGATAAATTTTCCATGATAATGATTTTTTGGCGTGTATTATTTAACTTAAAAAATCATTTGTGTCTTTGAAAGTAATCATCAGTAAATTAAAGCTGATTTTCCGACAGATTCTTCACATTCTGAAGTGCTGCAGGAAATTTTTCCTCAAAAAAATCTTTGAATTCTGGCGAAGATTTAATTGTGGCTTTTAATATTGTTTCTTCTTCTGTTTCCTCTAAAGTATAAGTTTCTGTGGCATCACCCCAATCTTGTGGGGTTTCTATCCCATCATAAATTTCACCCAAATGCAGAAAAGTCATCTCTTTATTGGGATCGTTTTTCAAAACACGGCTGTACATTCCGTTGTTATTAGGATCAAAAAACTTTATAATACTGCCTTCATCCCAAGTTCCCACATAGAAAGAACCTTTTGTGAATGCGGAAGTCCATTGTCTGTAATGCATATCGTCCCACAGAACGGTCCATATTTTTTCGGGACTTGCATTGATTTTTATTTCAAATTCTAAAACTTCCATGGTTTAGGTTTAGGTTTAGGTTTAGGTTTAGGTTTAGGTTTAGGTTTAGGTAAAATTATTTATACTTCATCAAAATCTTCGCCATTCATGTGGATAATTTCACTGGTGATAAAACCAACTACACTCTTGACCAAAATTTTCATGAAAAAATAACGTCTAACATCCAGCTTTCATCATTCAACTAAGAATTATAAGCTTCTTCTAAGTCTTTAATCACAATTTTTTGCATTTTCATCATTGCTTGCACTACTTTTTGAGCTTTCAGCTGATCAGAATCGCTCATCAATTCAATGAGTCTTTTGGGTACAATTTGCCAGCTCATTCCGAATTTATCTTTTAGCCAACCACACATGCTTTCTCTTCCCCCTTCTGCTGTTAACGAATTCCAAAGGTTATCTGTTTCTTCCTGATTATTTGTCATAATGACCATAGAAATCCCTTCATTAAAATCAAACTTGTGATCATAAGAATTATCCATGCAAAACATCGAATAACCGTCGATTTCAAAATGGGCATGCTGTACGTTTTCCGGAATTTCGTGGTTTTCACCATTTACTCCTTCTCCATATTTCAGCACGCTTTCTATTTTTGAGTTTGGAAAAACATGAGTGTATAATTCCATTGCTTCTGATGCTTTTCCGTTATTTTGATGAATAAACATTAAAGTCGGAATAATTCTTTGCTCGCTTTTCTTTTCACCTAAATACAATTGCCATGTAACGCCAAATTTATCTCGGATCCAACCATATTTTTTACTCCAAGGATAAGAATCTAACGCCATCAAAACAATTCCTCCGTCTTCCAATTGATCCCAATATTTCTGAACTTCGTCTTCCGTTTCACACATCACCATAAACGAAACTGAAGCATTTTTTTCAAAATGAGGGCCACCGTTCAAAAGCATTATTTTCTGCCCGAAAATCTCAATATTCATTACAACAGGTGTGTCTGCAGTAATTTTTCCGCCAAATACTTTGCAATAAAACTCTGCAGATTGTTTAGCATCACCATCATACCATAAACACGGGAAAATATTGTTATTCATTTTTTTTTAACTTAGGATTTATTAAATATTTTTCTGAACCTCTTTTTCTGAGACTCAATTTATTTTATTGATTTTTAAAAGAAAAATTATTTTCTTTCATGTAATTTTTAAGCTTTGAAATTGTATTTTTTCCGAAACCGTGAAATTTCAGCAATTCATTTTCAGAATAATCTGATAGTTTTCTAAGAGAATCGATCTGTTCTTTTTCCAGCGTTCTTCTTGCAGGCATTGCTATAACGCCTTGTAAAAATTGATTTCCCTCCACATGATTCTCAGCGCAAATGGGTTTTAAACATTTTGCCATTATTACCAAATTGATCATGATTACACGTTTTTAAAGTTTAATGGTTTTCTACATATTTATGAAAATTATTGAGAATCGCATACCATCCTTCACGCTGCATCTCCACTGAATTTTGTTTTTCAGCATCAAAAATTTGGATTACTTTGGTTGTATTCTCGTCAATTTTTTCAAAAATCACTTCTACTTCTCTACCATCTTCAATCTGATATTTTATTCTTTCATTCTTATCCACTTCATCATAAATTCCTGCAAAATCAAATCCGAAGCTGCCGTCTTTTGCTTCCATTCTATTATTGAATTTACCACCGATTTTCAAATCATTTTCAGATTTTGGACAATACCAACTTTCATGGGCAAAATTCCATTTAACAATATGTTTTGGAGCATTAAAATAATCCCAAACTTTTTCTACTGGTGCCAGTATCGTAATATCAATTTTAACTTTATCCATTTAATAATTTGTTTTTAGGGTGTAAAAAGAAGGGTAAACTCAACATCTACCCTTTCAATAATTAAATATAAAACTATTTTGTGTATTCTTCATTATAATTAATCATCCAATGTACACCAAATTGGTCCTGAAAACTACCGAAATAGTCTCCCCAAAATTGGTCTTCAAGTGGCATTTCAACATTTCCACCTTCTGAAAGTCCTTTAAAGATTCTTTCTGCATCTTCTCTGGAATCTGGAAATACTGAAACGTAATTATTATTCCCAACGGTTAAGTTTTGCCCAAATGACGGTACAATATCTGAAGCCATCAAAAGGTCTCCCCCAATAGGAAGCGCAATATGCATTACTCTGTTTTTTTCTTCATCTGATAAATTTTCAGTTCCGGGAGCGTTACCCATTTTATGAATTTCTCCAACGAATTCTCCGCCAAACACAGATTTGTAAAATGTGAATGCTTTTTCTGCTGTACCGTCAAAATTGAGGTAAGGATTTAATTTTGCCATGATTTTTATTTTTAAAAGTTAGTTTTTTTTTAACACTAATTTCACTAATGTTTTTTTTCACAAATAACACGATTAAATTGGTGTCTATTGCTGTTTTATTTTAACGCAAAGAGCGCAAATATTTTTTAGAGCTTGTTTAAATTTTATTAATTTAAATTCTGTGCGATTAAGTTGTGATTTTTTCCAATCATTTTTTATATAATTCTCGCAAATCACACAGATTTAGCAGATTAAAAACTGAGAAACTAATCTGCTAAATCAGCAAAATCTGCGAGATAAATTATTTTCATTTAAATTTAAACAGCTCTTAATCTAATTGAGAATATTTTTTGTTCGCAAAGGCGTTCTACTCAGCAAAGACTACATTAATATTTCATATTTTCGTCAAAATCGTATTTCATTCCTTCGTAATTAAGGATTCTACGCATTAATCCTATTTGTCCGCAGAGATAATCTTCGCGACCGATGCACATTCCGATAAAATTGAGTACATTTTCAGGAAAAAACTCAATATTCATTCCCATTGGAAAAGCTTTATCTAAATCTTCATCTGAAGCTTCCAATAATTTTTGATAAACAAGAGGTGAAATTTTATGAAAAGAACCTTTCAACTGCTGTAAAGACGGATATTCTAAATTTTCATCTAACGCTTTTCCCTGAAAGAAAAAATCTTTAAACTCAAATTCTTCATTCAAACCGAGTACGCTTCCCATTGCATAACGCATATCGAGAAAATTTCCAACCATCCAAATGATATGGTTGGTTCTGCCTTCAATTCTTTTTAAGGCATCTTCTTCTGAAATCCTGTCAAGAACCATCAGAAAATTCTGACTATGTCCTCGAAATGCAGGAATAATGATTTCTAATTTTGTTGATTTTGGAGTGTCCATAATTTGATTTTTATTTATTTAGCCACAGGTTCTTCCGATTTACATAGATAATTATGATTATAAGACTCTGTAGATTTATTATTAATTTCCTCTCGTAGATTTTACGGATTGAGCAGATATTTTCAGATTAAACAATCTGCGTTATCAGCTAAATTTGCAATAATTTAAAAATTATTCAGTAGGCATTTGAGAGATATCAGCAAATGTTACATTCCAACCATGACCGTTGATGTCCCAAAAAGAGTTCTGGTACATCCATCCATAATCCTGAGGTTCTTCATGTTGAGTTGCTCCGTTTTCAACAGCTGCGTTAACAATTTTATCAACTTCTTCACGACTGTTTAAGCCAATAGCTACCAAAACCTGCGTAGTATCACCTTTTGGAATCGGTCTTTCTGAAAAAGTCTGGAAATATTCTTCCGTTAAAAACATCACGTAAATAGTATCGCTCAACACAACACAAACTGCTTTGTCATCTGAAAACTGTTCGTTAATAGTGAATCCTACATTCGTCCAGAATTCTTTTGTTTTTAGAATGTCTTTTACCGGAAGGTTGACATAAATTTGGTTGATTTTCATATTGTAATTTTTGGGTGTAATACTTTTAACCAAAATTACTAAGTCGCTACGAAAATCAACTTGCCATAAGACAAGATTTAATTTTTCTTGGGATGGGAAACCAATTCTTTACGAATTCGGCTTAAAGAAGTGTCTGTCACACCTAAGTAGGAAGCAATTTGCTTTAGTGGAGCAAATTGTACAACATGAGGTTTTTGTTCTAATAAATTGAGGTAACGTTTGGTGGCAGAAAGCGTAAACATCTCTACAGAACGTTGTTTATAAATGAAAAGTTGCTGAGACATCCATGCTCTTCCCCATTCTCTGAGGTTTGGGATTTTGTGAAATAATTCCTGAAAGGTTTCAAAATCAAATTTCCAGCATTCGCAATCTGTAATGCAAACAATATTTTCCTGAGTCGGAATTCTTTGGAATAATGATGAAACATCAATAATGATTTCATTTTCTACAAAAAAGTGGGTGGTGACTTCATTTCCATTAAAATCATTGACCCATGAACGAGCAAGACCTTTTTCTAAAATATAATATTCATTGGCGGTTTTTCCTTCTTCGAGAATGTATTCTCCTTTTTGAAAACTTACTTTTTCATGAGCCTGAAAAATTTCAACAAGTTCTTTCTGAAAGAAAAAAGGAAAATCGCGATAAACATCAAAGGCTTTGCTAGTCATCCAAATACTATTTTGAGATTTTAAATTTATAATTTTTATTGGAATTGAACGTATTTTTTTTGACAGCTTAAATTTTCAACTCATCGTAAGGTTTTTAAATCCCTAATACTTATTATCATTGTTGTCCGATTAAAACAATAAACAAATTGACAAACTCAATGTTAATAATGTAAATCGATAGGTCGCTCCTCTGGAGCTTTGTTTTGGATTATTTCATTTTTTCTATTAACAGAAAATCCCGATGGGATTAATGCAGCTCCATTAGGAGCAAACTGTTAATAGAAAATAGTGGTTCTTTTATCATTAAAGCTCCTGAGGAGCGAGCTGTTAATTGTATTTCTAATTTTTACCGGACATCAATGATTTATCATAAATATCTATAATTGGTAATAAGTTAGTTTTTAACAGCTTATTTGTTTTTCCTTAGGAAACCTAATCTAATGGTTCGACGAAGTCGATTTAAGATACTTTATATTTAGTATATTAAGATTCCTACGGAAAGACAAAATGTCTGCTGGTTTCTAAACTTTGGTTAAAAACGGACATTCATAATATTTATAAATTGATTTTCTGTTTTAAGACAAACACCCTTGTTTTAACTAAAACAGATTTCTACGAAAGGATAAACACACCCGTTTTAATACAAACAGAATTGTGTTTTTATTAAATCACTATTGTTTTAACCAAAACAGATTTGCGATTGAGTACAAACACCTTTGTTATAATTAAAAATCAGATTTACAAGAATAAATATTTAAAACAAAGAAAGCTGAATCGGCTTTGGTTTTGAAGGTTTTTCTGCATCCCCAAAAACAGTTTTTCCACCAAAACGCCAAGAGTTTTGTCTTTCTTCTTCAATCACCTCATTAATATCAAAATCTGGTGTGAAGTTTTTCTCAGCTTCAGAAATAATCGTGTGAAGCTTATTGATAGACTGCAATTTGTCTGAATTTCCCAACTTAGATTTTTCAATTCCTTTTTGCAAAATTGAAATTGTCTCGTCATAAACATTGATGGGAACAGGAAACGGATGACCGTCTTTTCCACCATTCGCAAACGAAAATCTCGCAGGGTCTCTGAATCTTGAAGGCGCCCCATGAATCACTTCACTTACCAATGCCAAACTTTGTAAAGTTCGCGGTCCTACGCCTTTTAATAACAATAATTCTTCAAAATTTTCAGGTGGCTTTTCTCGGGTCATGTACAAAAGTGTGCCCAGTTTTTTCAAATCTACATCCGAAGCACGTACGTCATGATGAGCAGGCAGAATGAGATTGGCAAAATCCTGCATTATTTTTTCTGAATTGGTGTGTGAGATTTCCAAGATTCCTTTGCGGCTGTTTTTAGCTTCACTCGCTGTTAGATTTAAAATTTCACCTCTATTAATCCCTTGAATTCCTTTGTGTGGTTCTTCTACAAAAGATTCCATATTTTCAGAATGCCAATGGTAACGTCGCGCTGTGCCATCAGAATCATTCATTCCTTGCTGTACAACTGCCCAATTTCCTTCATCTGACAAAATAAAATTATGAAGATACAGTTGATAACCATCCTGAATCGCAGTATTATCCACTTTTGCAGAGAGTTTACTTGCACGAACCAATTCGTTTCCATTTAGTCCGGTTTTATCAGCAATAACTAATAATTCATTCGGAGTTTCTTTGGAAAGCTTGCCTTTTCCACCACAAATATAAATTCCTAGTTCTTTAGAATTAGGATTAATGCTGCGTTTTAATGCTCCCATTACCGAAGTTGTGATGCCTGAAGAATGCCAATCCATTCCCATTACCGCACCGAAACTTTGAAACCAAAACGGGTCTGCTAATCTGCGAAGCACTTCATTTTTACCATAATCTGCTAACATTACTTCTACGATGGAAAGTCCGAGCACGGCCATTCTTTCGTATAGCCAAGGCGGTACTTTTCCGTAATGAAGTGGTAAAGTTGCGGTTCCGGAGCGTTTCATTTATTAGAATTGATAGTTGATAGTTGATAGTTGATAGTTGATAGTTGATAGTTGATAGTTGATAGTTGATAGTTGATAGTTGATAGTTGATAGGCAAAATTAAAGCCTTACAGTTGAAATACATAAGGCTTTAACATTTTTATTTTTTTGATGCAATGATTTTTAATTAACTAAAATTAATAGAATAATATTAGACTTATTGATGTGAAAGAATATTAATGAGCTTTCCGAACGGGTCTATCACAAAGAATCTTCGAACACCCCAATCTTCATTGGTTATTTTGTAGATAATTTTAAATTCTGAATCTACCATTTTGTCATATATTTCATCGACATTATCAACTTCAATAGAAAAGTCGGGAACCTTGGTGTCATTTCCACCTTGAGTTGCAAAACTTATCTGAACTTTTGATTTTTCCTCATTACCGAAAGTTTTAATCCAGCCATGATTCATCAATGTTTCGAGACCCAAAATATCATGATAAAATACATCAGCTTTAGATAAATCTTCAGTTTTTATATTGGCTACGATTCTTTTTACCATTTCATTAAAATTAAAATTTAAGTTTAAAATTAACAAAAAAGCCTTGTAAAAATAATTCTACAAGGCAATATTTATTATTAATTTGAACTTTAATGCTTCACAATTTCCTTTACAATTCCGCCTTGAGGTTCTCTTACGGTTTGGGTAAAAATAAATGCTTTCGGATCAATTGAACGAACAATATTCTGTAGTTTTCGAACTTCCAGCCTGGTTACAATTGTAAAAATAATATCGGCATCGGCGCTTTGCTCAAAAGATTCTTTCATAAAACCTCTTTCTCCTCTGTAAACAGTAATTCCTTTATTCATCGTTAAAACCAAAGCTTTTTTAATCTCTTCGCTGTTTCCTGAAATAATCGTTACTCCTGTATAGGCTTCAATTCCTTCAATCACATATTTAGTAATCTGACTAGCCACGAGATACGTCATAATTGCATACAAAGCGGTTTCAAATTTAAGAAAAACGGTTGCGATGATAAAGATAATCACATTCATTCCTAAAATAATTTCGGTGATACTGAAACTACTTTTTTTGAATGTTAATAATGCTAAAACTTCCATTCCGTCGAAAGTTCCGCCACCTCGCATAGATAAACCGATTCCAATTCCCATGAAAAATCCGCCAAATACAGCGACCAATAATTTGTCATGGGTCACTTCCGGAAAAGGGACGAAAAAAATGGTGATGATGATTAGTAAAATCGTTAAAAAACTTCTGATGGCAAAGTGTTTTCCGATTTGGAAGTACGCCAGAATGATAAATGGTAAGTTTAAAACCAATAGAACGACTCCGAGATTCCAATGGTAAACTTCGTGAAGTAAAAGTGAAACACCGGTAACACCACCATCTAAAAAGTGATTGGGAACGAGGAAAGATTTTAAAGCAAAACTCGCAGAAATAACTCCTAAAACGAGATAAATAATATCTGAAAGAGTAAAAAGCGGGCCATGTTTAGTTGAAGCAGAGCTCATAAAGTAATCAGTTGTTTTTTAGTTTTGTTTTAATAATATTCAGGTTATCCTGTTTTTTTTCTTTTCTGGTATTGATGGCAGTTTCTGTGAAATAATGATGGCTTTCTAAGAATTTCTCCTGTAATAAATTCCAATCACGCTCGGAATTGACAATTCCGAACATCGAAAGTTCTTCAAACAACTTATCACCAATTACAAAAAAGTCATCTCTTCCCAAGTAATCTAAATCGGCATCGGCAACGATTTGTTCTAAATGGTTTTTCGGAGTCTGAGGAATTTTTGTCGCCATGATCATTCCTTTTATTTTATCTAACTGATCTTGCGAAAAGCCATATTCTAACAGATATTCTGCAGCAATTTCACATGATTTTTCCTCATGATTTTTTGATCCGTATAAAAATCCGGTATCGTGAAACAACGCCGCGGTTTTTAGCAATACTAAATCTTCATCACTAACTCCTTCAGATTTAGCAATTTTTTCTACAGCATCGATAACGTCTTTTACGTGCATCACGCTGTGATAAGAAAGATGCTCAGGAAGGTTTTCTCTGAGTCTTTTTAATATGAGTTTATTTAGTTTTTCGTATTCCATATTTAAAATAGAAAATGTTTTTTAAATTTTGTGAACTTTTAATTTTCAAAGATAAAATGCTTTAAATTCAGCAAGAAAACTTTTGTTTCTTTTGTGGTTAAATATTTTTAGCTTCCAATGCAAAATACATATCCATATCTCCTTTTCCTTTTGTATGAATTTTACCTCGGTATTCGCAGGTAATTTTTTCTTTTATCAATTGGTAAGTCGATTCTGAAATATTTATTTTTCCTCTTTCGCTGTTTTGCTCCATTCTTGCTGCGGTATTTACGGTATCGCCCCAAATGTCGTAAGCGAATTTTTTCACCCCAACAATTCCGGCAATTAAAGAACCAGAATTAATCCCGATTCTGATATCTAAAACATCAGGATTGGTCTTTTTTCTTTCTTCAATAAAATGAATAATATCTAAAGCGACCAATACTGTTTTGTAAGCGTGGCATTCATTTTTAATAGGCAATCCGCAAACTGCCAGGTAAGCATCACCGATGGTTTTTATCTTTTCTAAACCATGCTTCTCCATTATCATATCGAAAGCGGTAAAACATTCGTTGAGTTCGACAAGCATTTTTTCAGCACCCATTTTTTCG
The sequence above is a segment of the Chryseobacterium turcicum genome. Coding sequences within it:
- a CDS encoding HD domain-containing protein translates to MEYEKLNKLILKRLRENLPEHLSYHSVMHVKDVIDAVEKIAKSEGVSDEDLVLLKTAALFHDTGFLYGSKNHEEKSCEIAAEYLLEYGFSQDQLDKIKGMIMATKIPQTPKNHLEQIVADADLDYLGRDDFFVIGDKLFEELSMFGIVNSERDWNLLQEKFLESHHYFTETAINTRKEKKQDNLNIIKTKLKNN